The genomic stretch CTGCTAGCTTGCCCATTACAGGTAAAGTTGCTTTTTGAGTCGCAAATAAAGGCGCAAATACACTACGCTTAGGTCCATGGTCTTCATCAGGTAAGTAATAACAGCTTTCACCGCTCTTAAGTGATTTAACTAGAGCCCCTAGCCCTGCCTTGCGGTGATAAACAGTGCCTCCAAACATAGCGCGTTGACGTGTCATCAGCCAATCGAACAACTCATTCTCAGAATTGTTAAACATAGTACAAAATGGCGCGCCATAAGAAGCAATGTGTAAACCTGCAAAATCAATAGCGAAGCTATGCGGCACTAATAAGATACAAGCCTTACCTTGTTCAAGTAGCGGAAATAAATTCTCGCCACCATGCACTATCATACGGTCACGGTTATAAGCACGACTACGCGCACTTGGCTCTGCATAACTTAAGATAGTTTGACAAAAAGTAACTAGATTGACCATGATTATACGGTCTTGTTCCGTATCATCCATTTCAGGGAAGCACATAGATAAATTGATCTTTGCTACCTTTTTACGCTTTGCC from Moritella marina ATCC 15381 encodes the following:
- the lpxM gene encoding lauroyl-Kdo(2)-lipid IV(A) myristoyltransferase (LpxM is lauroyl-Kdo(2)-lipid IV(A) myristoyltransferase, an enzyme characterized in Escherichia coli and involved in biosynthesis of the form of lipid A found in that species and some closely related species.) translates to MSDKYKPYDLSFKKTFLLPKFWPVWFGVFAIYLLAFMPVKPRDKFARFIAKKLFSLKMMAKRKKVAKINLSMCFPEMDDTEQDRIIMVNLVTFCQTILSYAEPSARSRAYNRDRMIVHGGENLFPLLEQGKACILLVPHSFAIDFAGLHIASYGAPFCTMFNNSENELFDWLMTRQRAMFGGTVYHRKAGLGALVKSLKSGESCYYLPDEDHGPKRSVFAPLFATQKATLPVMGKLAEKTNALVVPVYAAYNESLGKFETFIRPAMQNFPSESPEQDAVMMNKEIEALIECGVDQYMWTLRLLRTRPDGKKIY